From the genome of Streptacidiphilus sp. PB12-B1b:
CGCCGGGCGGTGGCCCGGGGCAGCGTCGGCGGGGGAGGGTTCGGCGAGGGGGAGGGGGCCGGCGGGGGCGGCACGCGGCGCAGCGGTGTGCGGCGGCTGCCGGGTGAGCCGGACGGAGCCGGGGCTCAGGCCGCCGTACAGAGGGCGCTGGAGATGCGCTGCAGATCGATGTGACGACGCGAGTAGGTACCGATGGCTCGACGCACGGCGGTCCCCTCCTGCTCGATCTCGCGCTTGCGGACACCGGTTCGGCTCCGCCGGGTCGTCACCTGGAGCACCCCGCCGCGCAGGAGGGTTGCTGGTCAGCCAGCCAGGGCTTGCCGCTGACGCTCGTTACCTCTCCCCAACGTAACTCCGCAGGCGCCCCGAACACAATCCCCCCAGGTGGGCCGTGGGCGGCGGGGTCCGAACCGTGGACGGGCATTGCCGAAAGCCGGTGGAGCGGATAACTTGTGCCCTGGTTATGAGCATCAGTGTCAAGCCCTGGCTTGCTGATCGGCAACCCTCCCACGCGGCGGGGTGCTCCAGGTGACGACCCGACAGGACGCAGCCGTCCTGTAA
Proteins encoded in this window:
- a CDS encoding putative leader peptide; its protein translation is MTTRRSRTGVRKREIEQEGTAVRRAIGTYSRRHIDLQRISSALCTAA